From the Corvus moneduloides isolate bCorMon1 chromosome 13, bCorMon1.pri, whole genome shotgun sequence genome, the window gctgtttgctgttacttTCTATGGATTTGTTCAATGTATTTATTCTCTTATAGGCAGAAATAGTCACCAGGCAGAAGGTAACTATAAAATACCTTCAGCTCAAGCATTTTTGCTTCACAAGCAGGAAAGTTGAAGGGATGCttactgcttttcatttcaacCTGTCCTTGCTGTAGCTTTACTTTTCTTCTAGGAGCAACTTTCTGCTACACTTTCTCCCATTACTGTACAACAAATACTTTTACCTAGAAAACCACTTTCATATCTCCTTTTTCCACCAAAGGGTGGAAAAAAGGTTTCTATGGTAACAGAACTAAACCTGCAAAACCAGAACAGCCCAACTTGTAAAATTCAAGCCAATAGAAGACATCTACTAAAAGCACAAACCCACAAGGAACTAAACATAGCCTCACTGTTTCCATGCGTGGCTGCCTCTGTGTCATTGCTTCCCTCCTGCAGAAggtggggacacagccagctTTGTTTATAgaagcacagctcagcctcaAATAACAGCGGGCAGGAAACTGCCCCTACCTCTGAGGCTTGTAAACTGAACTGCAGACTGTGTGCACACTTCAAGGTACCCAGAGAATGTTTCAGctccttttaaaaaactctGGAAGTTCCATTATCCATGTAGCAATCCTTGAACATGAACCAAATGTGCAACTTCAGAAAATCAATGAACAAATAGAGACTAAAAGTGTTGTACTCTGCAAAACCAAACTGCTGCTCAGAAAGCAAAATCTCCCAAATGGGAAGCACTGACAGAGATATGCGTGGCAGTTGTACCTACAGCCCCACTCCCCTCTCCAGCAACTCGGAACAAGAGCTTCACTTAGCTTCAGGAGAGTCtagggggggggaaaaaaaaaatcccttttaaggaAGCATTTCATGAGTGTCAAGTTGTACATGCCCACTCCATTCCCTTGGACAAAGGGAAGCACAAGCTGCATACAtggttcttttcctttctctgttctgAGCTTCTGCACCAGTTGTTAGCCAAAAATAAACCCCATTCCACAACCATATATGTGCAACAACCTCCTAGTGAGTGCAAGccccctccagcactgctgttaCTCCATGAGGCCAAGAGACTCTGCCACTGCTGCGGGGCTATGCACATAACCCAGCTCAACCGGGAATGCCTTTtgcatctcttttcctttctggacAAAAACAGTAGGAAAAATTTAGCAGAAACATGTCACAAGTTGCTAGAAGTGTTTCAGGATCCTTTACTGTGGTCTTTGTTGCACTTTCATTCTCCAGTGGAACTAAAGAAGGATAATTTCTTCCTGGGACCTGCTTTAAAATACTTATCCATCTGCTGGTATTCAGAGAGAGTCAAGGTGTGTAACATTGAGGACTGGATGAAAAAAAGTTTCCAGAAAGACTTCTGTAACAGGCATGAGAACACTGTCAGTGATTTTTTACTAGACGTTTGCAACAGGTACGTTCTGTGGGTGTGAGTGTGCAGTAACTGCCTTGAGTGAAGTGAGAATTGTTTCAAATACTACATAGCACCTGCCTGAAATGAAGTACATGAGTGCTTTGCCTTAACAATTTTAGTGTAATATTAAGTTCATTTTATAGTGGCAATAGTGTATATACTTCATGTAGACTTTCCTTAAGcctactttttccttctttttttctaagaatTGGTAATTAATACAGGAAAGTGCACTCCTGCCTCCCACATTGCTGCTCAGCTGAACTGCACCATTCTGGCAGTGTCTGGGGGGTGCCTGGAGCAGAATCCTGATTTCTAACAGTGAACACACCTCATAACAACCACGTTGTTCATTAAACATGTTACTAAATGCCAGCTTTAATTCAGtctaagaaataaatattgctgTTACACTAACGTTTAAACTTTTAGCTGCTTCTGAACTACagtaagggaaaagaaatgccaccatggaaaagcagctctgggtgCACGGCTTTTCTTgtaacagctctgctgctgcaaggcAGCTCTGAGGAAAGAGCAGAGCAGTTACAGGAGGAGGCTCTCTGGGCTAGAGCCAGTCCTGCTCTATGTGTGGGTAACACCAGGGCTGGCCCTggtcccagagcagagcccaagggccagggcagtgcctcCCCTGACACAGGGTCCTGTGCCACAGCCAGCCCTCAGCTTTGGaacaaccaccaaaaaaagccaacaaattATGTGATACTGACAGGAGAGAGTGTCTTGGTGAGAGCCAACAGCAGTGCAATCTCAAAACAAGGACTGAACGGCAGCTTCAAAACAGGGATTAAATTGCAAGTACCAAATTTCTGAACTGTTCTAGAACAATTGATAAAAATCTGATTAAGGAGGGATCAGCACACCTGTGGCTACAACGGGTCCTGCCCCTTTTTGCGGCAACCTATTGAAAGCATTCCCAGTCAAACAAAATTCCTAACATTGtgtacaaagaaaaatgcaaattaaatatcCAGCTTTTCTCCCTGAGTTTGAAGTGGTTTTATTCTGTTAGAGCCTTTCTTGCTCCTGCCAGCTTTTTTCTCCAACTGCTCATTAACAGAAaagagttaaaagaaaaaaaatctgtctagAGGTCTCACAAGAGCAACGTTACCACAGATGCTCTATTTAGCTGAACAGGTGGATGTTGAACTGCCACTGCCTGGAGAGGGGGCTGAGCCAGGAGCCAAACACGGCACAGGTTTGCAGGCTGCTGCACAGGAGcctgctgagctcagcagctgctccaggacagCTCCTGGGCATCATCAACACCTCACTGGGGACAGGCCTTTCCTGTACTTCCTCAGGGCTACCcaagcagcaagaaaaagcttttttcatttgctgcatCATTGTTTGTAACAACAGAGTTACCAGTTTCAGTGATTCAAAGCAAAGTTTAAGAGCTGTGTGGGGTTCAAACATCAACACTCTTTAGGAAGCAGCTAGCACCTATTGAGtaaactgaaggagaaaaaatatatcCATAATTCCTGCAAATGAGGAGTGGGAGTGCCTTACTTGCTCATGCTCAGCATGTCTGCATAGCAGTCCTCCACTTCATCCTGAAATAAATCTCCTCTCTACTGGGTCTCAGCACCATCCAACTCCTTAAGAGAAAACAGTGCAGCCACAGCTTAAATAGGCTTCCACATCCCCCTGTGCACTctgccagctgagctggagaTGTTGCTaccaacagaaaaagcaaaggaggCAAGCTTTGCCTTTAGTAAAGCTGAACATTAAGATTTACATATGCACTCACCTACTTGTGCCTTGTTGCCCCTCCTGATGAAGAGGAGGCATTTTTTCAGCCTTCATATTTATTCTTGATGCTATTTGGTTCTCCAAGCTCTGTGATTTATTTCTCCCACCTCACCTGTCACCATCCTGCTTTCAGATGTCCAAATCTGCTGTCTCTGACCCTCTCTGGATGTGGCCACGTTACAGATGACTGCATTTTGCAGGTTCTCAAGAACTGCCCAAACCTGAAGAGCCTCAAACTGGAGAACTGTGTGCGGATCACTGACCACACACTGGAGGCAGTGACCCTCCATGGGGCATCACTGCGAACGCTCCACGTGGATTTCTGCCGCAACATAACACAAGCTGGACTAGAGAGAGTCAGGCAGAAGTGTCCTTCAGTAatgctgagagcagagagaagtGCTAACATGATCCCAGACAGTaagccagaaaaaaagcttgaaaaagcATCAAGAAAATTGGTTCAGCTCTAAGTGCAGTAAAATAATCAGTGTGGGTATTTTACCTCACTCTGGTAGCAATGAACTGTGGCTACTTTCCTGGGCTCTGGTCAAGTCCAAACAAATGGTTGTTTTGTAAAGGGTATACTGGGAAAAGGCATGCATCTCCTCCTGGTCAGGCTTAAGGACAAAAACATTTGTTCTCTGTTATTCCTTGAAACTGGAAAACCTTGCATTGCTGTCACAAAATGCCTGACCTGCTGAAAACTGCAGTTCTGGTACCCTCCTGTTGCAGATGCACCTCACTCAGAAGAGGGAAGCAGCAATGTGTTTATTGAGGCCAAATAATTTGAGTTCAATAAATTTTATGGACGTTTTAAGAAAGTTTAACAGTAGTTTGACAAGTGCAGTAAGTTTGATGGCAAGGTTCACCTGACTGCATGGAAGAAACACACAGAGTAAACTGAGGCAGAGTGACTCACTCAGGGACCTGAGAACACAAACATTAAGGAAAAGCTTCCCACTGAGTCACAAGGTTCAGACTGGAGACTTCTTATGTAATAGCAAGGGCATAAAGCCACAGCAGAGAGAGCCTGAGTCACTGTAGGATTTTCACAAATTTCAGGGCAAGAGTGATTAACAAACTTCTGTTAAAGGGTATATCCAGACAGTCATTCCATCCACTAAGGGGAATAACCACTCCCTGAAAGGTCTTTCTAGCAAAAGCAGAGTGCTGACCACCAGCACTGCCTCAGTGATTAACAGCGGTAGCTAATTTACCAggcttttttattaaatgaggGAAGCATGGATTCAAGGCACACAAAACACAGTTTGAACCTCTGTATGATGTACTTACATCATGTAACACACACCAAGTTATTTTGTAAAGCTGACATTAAAGGAAGTGCAATACAAACAAATGCTAGTTCAGAGAACTAACCCACAAGAAAAGACAGTGACTAACAGCCTGTAGCTTTAAATGCTAAATTAGGAACACACCACAGGCCAGCTCTATATGAACACCCATTTCTCATTGCAAAGTACAAAACCAGTAACTATTTTCATCCCAAAGCACAAGGCTGTCCCTTTCCTATAACGCACTGCTACCTAGAagtgaaacttttttttacatgcttttgATGCTATGCCACCATCTACAAAATCTGACACCAGAGGACTTTACAGCTCTCAACATAACTGAATATACTTActtctccttcccatcctgGTTAATTGATCCACAGACATCCTTGGTACTCTCTAATTTGGCTGAGCtaagaaataaatcacagcatTACAGCAACTTTGTCAAACAATGCTTCAATTCTAGAGGAAATGATCAGTACGAGCATCCGTAAGAAACGATCACCCAGAAAACcaatgaggaaaataaattattgcatCTTCATTACATAGAGATATTTAACAGCATGACACTGTAAAACTGGTATTTCATTAACTCATTCCTAAAGTTTAAGTAGGGCCCTTATACACCACAAAGTAAGGAGAAAACTGGAAGTGTGGACAAGGACAAACAGCAATCCTCAGCCAGCACTGACAGCTTGGAAAGGACATTGCTGAGCTGAACAAACTTACTGTGATGTGGAAATTGGGAAGCTGACACAACTCGTACCTTGGATACACAACACCAGTTCCACACACTGCTGACAAGCCAAAACAAGGTAGGAATTTATACAGTCACAGCAGTAAGCAAAGACCTCCTCGTGCaaccagctctcccagcactcTGTGGTGGAAGACACGTCTCTGTAGGTGTAACAGGAACAGATTTTCAAGTAACTACGAGATATAAAAGCACATTTGCATCTGTCTACGTATTACTTAAGCGTTTTTGCCAGTTTTCTACAAGGACTGTGGGGGGCAGGGTATTTTGTGGGgtgtgtggtttgtttgggtttttagctTTCTTTTATAGAGCTAAAAAGGGTCTTGAAACACTCCCTACTTGGTTTCTTTGACTATTTGTATAGAAATGCTCTAACTCGTTACTTTGCTCTTCCCCTCCTTGAATGGTGATATTTGTTCATGACATGGTAAAGTCTGAACAGGATTGTGTTGATATATTTTCTCAGCATCAATAATGAATTTTCTTACTTCACAATCCAATCTGAAGTTTGAGTATAGAAAATGATAACATTTTACTTAGGTATTATACTACTAATAATACCACACTAATAATTATACCATACTTAGGGTATTATGGAAGGATGGAAACACGTCTGTGGTTTTAGTTCCAAGCCATTAAAGTTCCATCAAGCAAAATCCTTTAAATAACATCCTCTCATTTCAGTGTCAACTGCCTCTAAAAAGATCTTCATTATCCAGGAAGCCAACTGCATGGTCCATATAAAACTGCCATATTTAGGCACTGTTCTATTACTTTCTGAGCTGATTGAAACAGGCTGACAAATCGGTGCCACTAAGTCAGACACATCACTGAGGTGTAGAAGGCAGTAATACAGGACTTAATACAGCAGTTTCCCCATTTATttatatactgtattttttaccTATTACACCTATAAATTTAGGCCAAGATGTGAATAGACATCCCCACAACACAGTGATGGGACACCAAAAATCTCAGTCCAATTTGGAATCTAATACACAATGAGGCAGGAAACCAAGTCTGCATGATTTCAGAGGCCTGAGACCCTCCTTCCCCCCAAACTGCTGATCCCCCTCAAATGTTTCACATTGCACTGCGGTCCTTTCATCACAGCTAAAAATCTTTAGCCTTTTTCAGGAGCCAACAACTAGTCCTAACTGAGAGAACTTCACCAGATAAAACCCAGATTTGCACATTTTTACAGCTTATCCCTCCCTTTGAGCACTGTCAGCTGGCAGCAATACAGCAGCTCAGTCTCAGACAACCAGAAAATTTCCCAGTCAGTCCTTGCTAACGTACAACaaacacaggagagaaaacaacagaaatttcTACCCTACACTCCAGACTCAGATGGACCAGTCTTGCCCCACATGAGATGACACTAACAAACATTTTCACCAGCCCTCAGTCCCTACAGCATCTTCCCAAAGAGTTCAGGGAGGAAGAGGCTGGGGGACAAtgggggcagagcagctctgactcACCTGGGGACAAACTCTCCCCTGTTCCTTCACCCAGGTCAGTCCTGCTCTGAACACCAAGCAGCATTTGGAGCTTGACATCAATGATGTCTTTTATAGAGACAATGGGCAATCATCTATCGCCCAGCACTTTCCtaaggcacagagcagggatttCTTTGTGCAGTACATCGCTGCCCTAACCAAACAGGAACATCAATCACAGTGTAAGCCAAACCATGCTGATCATAATAATCACTGCAACAAAATGAGACCAAAGGCAGAGctaaaaatgtgaataaaatcCACAGCTTCAACTACTACCCTGTgaattccattttaattttttcatacTCTGAGCAGGAATCAACTACATCAATGtgtctattaaaaaatattactattttGCTCAAAAGATTTAAAGTTTTCTGAATCAAGGTGGCAGCATGTTGTTACTGCCAACAACTACTCTGGAGGAGCAAAATGtttaaacaaaaagcaagaaGGAACCAAGCACAACATGAACTTGTATTGCAGCATAAGGAATGAACAGCAGTACACCTGAACAAAGCAGGGCCTCAGG encodes:
- the FBXL22 gene encoding F-box and leucine-rich protein 22 — protein: MHITQLNRECLLHLFSFLDKNSRKNLAETCHKLLEVFQDPLLWSLLHFHSPVELKKDNFFLGPALKYLSICWYSERVKVCNIEDWMKKSFQKDFCNRHENTVSDFLLDVCNRCPNLLSLTLSGCGHVTDDCILQVLKNCPNLKSLKLENCVRITDHTLEAVTLHGASLRTLHVDFCRNITQAGLERVRQKCPSVMLRAERSANMIPDSKPEKKLEKASRKLVQL